One region of Serinus canaria isolate serCan28SL12 chromosome 25, serCan2020, whole genome shotgun sequence genomic DNA includes:
- the HORMAD1 gene encoding HORMA domain-containing protein 1 isoform X5 produces MATAQKQRNAVSAVVFPKKIATEQQSLMLVKRLLAVAVSCITYLRGIFPESAYGTRYMDDVCVKILREDKNCPGSTQLVKWSIPRQKILSKDKKSECPISCADTKKASILLIRKIFILMQNLSPLPTDVCLTMKLLYYDEVTPPDYQPPGFREAQDEGLLFREEPMYLNVGEVPTPFHLLKLKITTEKQRMESLDQSILKGGEAAEPLCGESRAEPQEDSHDINEEPVLHSEVEDRSHGKISGAQEKNSAGEEEAGGIQTPPHVSNPQVDHLTRKTSELIVSESRTRSGKIFQSCIVHQAELSSSQDVLPKRRKLSEPKEHFSCPRSSLSCPRSILVAQGAV; encoded by the exons ATGGCAACTGCTCAGAAGCAAAGGAATGCTGTG AGTGCAGTTGTATTTCCCAAGAAAATAGCCACGGAGCAGCAGTCCCTGATGCTGGTGAagaggctgctggcagtggcagtgtCCTGCATCACATACCTGAGGGGAATCTTCCCTGAAAGTGCCTATGGAACCAGATACATGGATG atGTTTGCGTCAAAATTCTGCGGGAAGATAAAAACTGTCCTGGCTCTACCCAGCTGGTGAAATG GTCTATACCCAGACAGAAGATCCTCAG CAAGGACAAGAAGTCAGAGTGCCCCATCAGCTGTGCAGACACCAAGAAGGCCAGCATCCTCCTGATCCGCAAGATCTTCATCCTGATGCAGAAcctgagccccctgcccaccGACGTCTGCCTCACCATGAAACTCCTCTACTATGATGAGG TGACACCCCCTGATTACCAACCCCCAGGTTTCAGGGAGGCCCAGGACGAGGGGCTGCTGTTCAGGGAGGAGCCCATGTACCTGAACGTGGGGGAAGTGCCAACTCCTTTCCACCTGCTGAAACTGAAAATCACCACGGAGAAACAGCGCATGGAGAGCCTTGATCAGAGCATCCTCAagggaggagaggctgctgagcctctgtgtggggagagcagagctgagccccaggagGACAGCCACGACATCAAT GAGGAGCCTGTCCTGCACAGTGAGGTGGAGGATCGGAGTCATGGCAAGATTTCAGGAGCTCAAG aGAAGAATTCAGCTGGTGAAGAGGAAGCTGGAGGGATCCAGACTCCCCCCCATGTTTCTAATCCTCAG GTTGATCATTTGACCCGTAAAACATCTGAGCTGATCGTGTCAGAGAGCAGGACAAGAAGTGGAAAGATATTCCAAAGCTGCATT GTGCACCAGGCTGagctctcctccagccaggaCGTGCTGCCCAAGAGGAGGAAGCTCAGCGAGCCCAAGGAGCA TTTTAGTTGCCCAAGGAGCAGTTTGAGTTGCCCAAGGAGCA TTTTAGTTGCCCAAGGAGCAGTTTAG
- the HORMAD1 gene encoding HORMA domain-containing protein 1 isoform X1: MATAQKQRNAVSAVVFPKKIATEQQSLMLVKRLLAVAVSCITYLRGIFPESAYGTRYMDDVCVKILREDKNCPGSTQLVKWMLGCYDALQKKYLRQIVLAVYTQTEDPQTVTECYHFKFKYTHNGPLLDFGSKDKKSECPISCADTKKASILLIRKIFILMQNLSPLPTDVCLTMKLLYYDEVTPPDYQPPGFREAQDEGLLFREEPMYLNVGEVPTPFHLLKLKITTEKQRMESLDQSILKGGEAAEPLCGESRAEPQEDSHDINEEPVLHSEVEDRSHGKISGAQEKNSAGEEEAGGIQTPPHVSNPQVDHLTRKTSELIVSESRTRSGKIFQSCIVHQAELSSSQDVLPKRRKLSEPKEHFSCPRSSLSCPRSILVAQGAV, translated from the exons ATGGCAACTGCTCAGAAGCAAAGGAATGCTGTG AGTGCAGTTGTATTTCCCAAGAAAATAGCCACGGAGCAGCAGTCCCTGATGCTGGTGAagaggctgctggcagtggcagtgtCCTGCATCACATACCTGAGGGGAATCTTCCCTGAAAGTGCCTATGGAACCAGATACATGGATG atGTTTGCGTCAAAATTCTGCGGGAAGATAAAAACTGTCCTGGCTCTACCCAGCTGGTGAAATG GATGTTAGGATGCTATGATGCCTTGCAGAAGAAATAC CTGAGGCAGATTGTGCTAGCA GTCTATACCCAGACAGAAGATCCTCAG ACAGTCACAGAGTGTTACCACTTCAAGTTCAAGTACACCCACAATGGGCCACTCCTGGATTTTGGCAG CAAGGACAAGAAGTCAGAGTGCCCCATCAGCTGTGCAGACACCAAGAAGGCCAGCATCCTCCTGATCCGCAAGATCTTCATCCTGATGCAGAAcctgagccccctgcccaccGACGTCTGCCTCACCATGAAACTCCTCTACTATGATGAGG TGACACCCCCTGATTACCAACCCCCAGGTTTCAGGGAGGCCCAGGACGAGGGGCTGCTGTTCAGGGAGGAGCCCATGTACCTGAACGTGGGGGAAGTGCCAACTCCTTTCCACCTGCTGAAACTGAAAATCACCACGGAGAAACAGCGCATGGAGAGCCTTGATCAGAGCATCCTCAagggaggagaggctgctgagcctctgtgtggggagagcagagctgagccccaggagGACAGCCACGACATCAAT GAGGAGCCTGTCCTGCACAGTGAGGTGGAGGATCGGAGTCATGGCAAGATTTCAGGAGCTCAAG aGAAGAATTCAGCTGGTGAAGAGGAAGCTGGAGGGATCCAGACTCCCCCCCATGTTTCTAATCCTCAG GTTGATCATTTGACCCGTAAAACATCTGAGCTGATCGTGTCAGAGAGCAGGACAAGAAGTGGAAAGATATTCCAAAGCTGCATT GTGCACCAGGCTGagctctcctccagccaggaCGTGCTGCCCAAGAGGAGGAAGCTCAGCGAGCCCAAGGAGCA TTTTAGTTGCCCAAGGAGCAGTTTGAGTTGCCCAAGGAGCA TTTTAGTTGCCCAAGGAGCAGTTTAG
- the HORMAD1 gene encoding HORMA domain-containing protein 1 isoform X6, giving the protein MLGCYDALQKKYLRQIVLAVYTQTEDPQTVTECYHFKFKYTHNGPLLDFGSKDKKSECPISCADTKKASILLIRKIFILMQNLSPLPTDVCLTMKLLYYDEVTPPDYQPPGFREAQDEGLLFREEPMYLNVGEVPTPFHLLKLKITTEKQRMESLDQSILKGGEAAEPLCGESRAEPQEDSHDINEEPVLHSEVEDRSHGKISGAQEKNSAGEEEAGGIQTPPHVSNPQVDHLTRKTSELIVSESRTRSGKIFQSCIVHQAELSSSQDVLPKRRKLSEPKEHFSCPRSSLSCPRSILVAQGAV; this is encoded by the exons ATGTTAGGATGCTATGATGCCTTGCAGAAGAAATAC CTGAGGCAGATTGTGCTAGCA GTCTATACCCAGACAGAAGATCCTCAG ACAGTCACAGAGTGTTACCACTTCAAGTTCAAGTACACCCACAATGGGCCACTCCTGGATTTTGGCAG CAAGGACAAGAAGTCAGAGTGCCCCATCAGCTGTGCAGACACCAAGAAGGCCAGCATCCTCCTGATCCGCAAGATCTTCATCCTGATGCAGAAcctgagccccctgcccaccGACGTCTGCCTCACCATGAAACTCCTCTACTATGATGAGG TGACACCCCCTGATTACCAACCCCCAGGTTTCAGGGAGGCCCAGGACGAGGGGCTGCTGTTCAGGGAGGAGCCCATGTACCTGAACGTGGGGGAAGTGCCAACTCCTTTCCACCTGCTGAAACTGAAAATCACCACGGAGAAACAGCGCATGGAGAGCCTTGATCAGAGCATCCTCAagggaggagaggctgctgagcctctgtgtggggagagcagagctgagccccaggagGACAGCCACGACATCAAT GAGGAGCCTGTCCTGCACAGTGAGGTGGAGGATCGGAGTCATGGCAAGATTTCAGGAGCTCAAG aGAAGAATTCAGCTGGTGAAGAGGAAGCTGGAGGGATCCAGACTCCCCCCCATGTTTCTAATCCTCAG GTTGATCATTTGACCCGTAAAACATCTGAGCTGATCGTGTCAGAGAGCAGGACAAGAAGTGGAAAGATATTCCAAAGCTGCATT GTGCACCAGGCTGagctctcctccagccaggaCGTGCTGCCCAAGAGGAGGAAGCTCAGCGAGCCCAAGGAGCA TTTTAGTTGCCCAAGGAGCAGTTTGAGTTGCCCAAGGAGCA TTTTAGTTGCCCAAGGAGCAGTTTAG
- the HORMAD1 gene encoding HORMA domain-containing protein 1 isoform X3: MATAQKQRNAVSAVVFPKKIATEQQSLMLVKRLLAVAVSCITYLRGIFPESAYGTRYMDDVCVKILREDKNCPGSTQLVKWMLGCYDALQKKYLRQIVLAVYTQTEDPQTVTECYHFKFKYTHNGPLLDFGSKDKKSECPISCADTKKASILLIRKIFILMQNLSPLPTDVCLTMKLLYYDEVTPPDYQPPGFREAQDEGLLFREEPMYLNVGEVPTPFHLLKLKITTEKQRMESLDQSILKGGEAAEPLCGESRAEPQEDSHDINEEPVLHSEVEDRSHGKISGAQEKNSAGEEEAGGIQTPPHVSNPQVDHLTRKTSELIVSESRTRSGKIFQSCIVHQAELSSSQDVLPKRRKLSEPKEHFSCPRSSLVAQGAV, encoded by the exons ATGGCAACTGCTCAGAAGCAAAGGAATGCTGTG AGTGCAGTTGTATTTCCCAAGAAAATAGCCACGGAGCAGCAGTCCCTGATGCTGGTGAagaggctgctggcagtggcagtgtCCTGCATCACATACCTGAGGGGAATCTTCCCTGAAAGTGCCTATGGAACCAGATACATGGATG atGTTTGCGTCAAAATTCTGCGGGAAGATAAAAACTGTCCTGGCTCTACCCAGCTGGTGAAATG GATGTTAGGATGCTATGATGCCTTGCAGAAGAAATAC CTGAGGCAGATTGTGCTAGCA GTCTATACCCAGACAGAAGATCCTCAG ACAGTCACAGAGTGTTACCACTTCAAGTTCAAGTACACCCACAATGGGCCACTCCTGGATTTTGGCAG CAAGGACAAGAAGTCAGAGTGCCCCATCAGCTGTGCAGACACCAAGAAGGCCAGCATCCTCCTGATCCGCAAGATCTTCATCCTGATGCAGAAcctgagccccctgcccaccGACGTCTGCCTCACCATGAAACTCCTCTACTATGATGAGG TGACACCCCCTGATTACCAACCCCCAGGTTTCAGGGAGGCCCAGGACGAGGGGCTGCTGTTCAGGGAGGAGCCCATGTACCTGAACGTGGGGGAAGTGCCAACTCCTTTCCACCTGCTGAAACTGAAAATCACCACGGAGAAACAGCGCATGGAGAGCCTTGATCAGAGCATCCTCAagggaggagaggctgctgagcctctgtgtggggagagcagagctgagccccaggagGACAGCCACGACATCAAT GAGGAGCCTGTCCTGCACAGTGAGGTGGAGGATCGGAGTCATGGCAAGATTTCAGGAGCTCAAG aGAAGAATTCAGCTGGTGAAGAGGAAGCTGGAGGGATCCAGACTCCCCCCCATGTTTCTAATCCTCAG GTTGATCATTTGACCCGTAAAACATCTGAGCTGATCGTGTCAGAGAGCAGGACAAGAAGTGGAAAGATATTCCAAAGCTGCATT GTGCACCAGGCTGagctctcctccagccaggaCGTGCTGCCCAAGAGGAGGAAGCTCAGCGAGCCCAAGGAGCA TTTTAGTTGCCCAAGGAGCAGTTTAGTTGCCCAAGGAGCAGTTTAG
- the HORMAD1 gene encoding HORMA domain-containing protein 1 isoform X2 codes for MATAQKQRNAVSAVVFPKKIATEQQSLMLVKRLLAVAVSCITYLRGIFPESAYGTRYMDDVCVKILREDKNCPGSTQLVKWMLGCYDALQKKYVYTQTEDPQTVTECYHFKFKYTHNGPLLDFGSKDKKSECPISCADTKKASILLIRKIFILMQNLSPLPTDVCLTMKLLYYDEVTPPDYQPPGFREAQDEGLLFREEPMYLNVGEVPTPFHLLKLKITTEKQRMESLDQSILKGGEAAEPLCGESRAEPQEDSHDINEEPVLHSEVEDRSHGKISGAQEKNSAGEEEAGGIQTPPHVSNPQVDHLTRKTSELIVSESRTRSGKIFQSCIVHQAELSSSQDVLPKRRKLSEPKEHFSCPRSSLSCPRSILVAQGAV; via the exons ATGGCAACTGCTCAGAAGCAAAGGAATGCTGTG AGTGCAGTTGTATTTCCCAAGAAAATAGCCACGGAGCAGCAGTCCCTGATGCTGGTGAagaggctgctggcagtggcagtgtCCTGCATCACATACCTGAGGGGAATCTTCCCTGAAAGTGCCTATGGAACCAGATACATGGATG atGTTTGCGTCAAAATTCTGCGGGAAGATAAAAACTGTCCTGGCTCTACCCAGCTGGTGAAATG GATGTTAGGATGCTATGATGCCTTGCAGAAGAAATAC GTCTATACCCAGACAGAAGATCCTCAG ACAGTCACAGAGTGTTACCACTTCAAGTTCAAGTACACCCACAATGGGCCACTCCTGGATTTTGGCAG CAAGGACAAGAAGTCAGAGTGCCCCATCAGCTGTGCAGACACCAAGAAGGCCAGCATCCTCCTGATCCGCAAGATCTTCATCCTGATGCAGAAcctgagccccctgcccaccGACGTCTGCCTCACCATGAAACTCCTCTACTATGATGAGG TGACACCCCCTGATTACCAACCCCCAGGTTTCAGGGAGGCCCAGGACGAGGGGCTGCTGTTCAGGGAGGAGCCCATGTACCTGAACGTGGGGGAAGTGCCAACTCCTTTCCACCTGCTGAAACTGAAAATCACCACGGAGAAACAGCGCATGGAGAGCCTTGATCAGAGCATCCTCAagggaggagaggctgctgagcctctgtgtggggagagcagagctgagccccaggagGACAGCCACGACATCAAT GAGGAGCCTGTCCTGCACAGTGAGGTGGAGGATCGGAGTCATGGCAAGATTTCAGGAGCTCAAG aGAAGAATTCAGCTGGTGAAGAGGAAGCTGGAGGGATCCAGACTCCCCCCCATGTTTCTAATCCTCAG GTTGATCATTTGACCCGTAAAACATCTGAGCTGATCGTGTCAGAGAGCAGGACAAGAAGTGGAAAGATATTCCAAAGCTGCATT GTGCACCAGGCTGagctctcctccagccaggaCGTGCTGCCCAAGAGGAGGAAGCTCAGCGAGCCCAAGGAGCA TTTTAGTTGCCCAAGGAGCAGTTTGAGTTGCCCAAGGAGCA TTTTAGTTGCCCAAGGAGCAGTTTAG
- the HORMAD1 gene encoding HORMA domain-containing protein 1 isoform X7: protein MLRQIVLAVYTQTEDPQTVTECYHFKFKYTHNGPLLDFGSKDKKSECPISCADTKKASILLIRKIFILMQNLSPLPTDVCLTMKLLYYDEVTPPDYQPPGFREAQDEGLLFREEPMYLNVGEVPTPFHLLKLKITTEKQRMESLDQSILKGGEAAEPLCGESRAEPQEDSHDINEEPVLHSEVEDRSHGKISGAQEKNSAGEEEAGGIQTPPHVSNPQVDHLTRKTSELIVSESRTRSGKIFQSCIVHQAELSSSQDVLPKRRKLSEPKEHFSCPRSSLSCPRSILVAQGAV from the exons ATG CTGAGGCAGATTGTGCTAGCA GTCTATACCCAGACAGAAGATCCTCAG ACAGTCACAGAGTGTTACCACTTCAAGTTCAAGTACACCCACAATGGGCCACTCCTGGATTTTGGCAG CAAGGACAAGAAGTCAGAGTGCCCCATCAGCTGTGCAGACACCAAGAAGGCCAGCATCCTCCTGATCCGCAAGATCTTCATCCTGATGCAGAAcctgagccccctgcccaccGACGTCTGCCTCACCATGAAACTCCTCTACTATGATGAGG TGACACCCCCTGATTACCAACCCCCAGGTTTCAGGGAGGCCCAGGACGAGGGGCTGCTGTTCAGGGAGGAGCCCATGTACCTGAACGTGGGGGAAGTGCCAACTCCTTTCCACCTGCTGAAACTGAAAATCACCACGGAGAAACAGCGCATGGAGAGCCTTGATCAGAGCATCCTCAagggaggagaggctgctgagcctctgtgtggggagagcagagctgagccccaggagGACAGCCACGACATCAAT GAGGAGCCTGTCCTGCACAGTGAGGTGGAGGATCGGAGTCATGGCAAGATTTCAGGAGCTCAAG aGAAGAATTCAGCTGGTGAAGAGGAAGCTGGAGGGATCCAGACTCCCCCCCATGTTTCTAATCCTCAG GTTGATCATTTGACCCGTAAAACATCTGAGCTGATCGTGTCAGAGAGCAGGACAAGAAGTGGAAAGATATTCCAAAGCTGCATT GTGCACCAGGCTGagctctcctccagccaggaCGTGCTGCCCAAGAGGAGGAAGCTCAGCGAGCCCAAGGAGCA TTTTAGTTGCCCAAGGAGCAGTTTGAGTTGCCCAAGGAGCA TTTTAGTTGCCCAAGGAGCAGTTTAG
- the LOC103824771 gene encoding uncharacterized protein LOC103824771 isoform X2, which produces MGGGELPSPPGPFSFPGALSGLFGVPASRGPPRCPRTLPDPGSNPRPCETGEAPPLPHPLDVSHFLLATVCASHGCPALLFAPPPLGAPPLARTDWSGVMSLPLLLCVHWVELLSITQLRQWRRWRPFWSRARGRTQRRERRASPLPAMAAPLGTGAFTEETGQEKQGSEKAPGLSPERAEEEKLKAKYPNLGQKPGGSDFLMKRLQKGARLIIQCQGSCQV; this is translated from the exons ATGGGTGGGGGTGagctcccttctcccccaggCCCCTTTTCCTTTCCGGGGGCCCTTTCGGGGCTTTTCGGTGTCCCCGCATCCCGCGGTCCCCCGCGATGTCCCCGCACCCTCCCGGATCCGGGCTCGAACCCGCGGCCCTGTGAGACCGGGGAAGCCCCGCCCCTTCCCCACCCACTCGACGTTTCTCACTTTCTATTGGCTACTGTTTGTGCCAGTCACGGCTGCCCCGCCCTGTTATTTGCACCGCCTCCTCTCGGTGCCCCTCCCCTCGCACGCACTGATTGGTCAGGTGTGATGTCACTGCCACTGCTTCTCTGCGTTCATTGGGTAGAGCTGCTGTCCATCACGCAGCTGAGGCAGTGGAGGCGGTGGCGGCCATTTTGGAGCAGGGCGCGGGGCCGCACGCAGCGGCGGGAGCGCAGAGCCTCCCCCCTCCCCGCCATGGCAGCCCCGCTCGGTACCGGCGCCTTCACGGAGGAGACCGGGCAGGAGAAACAG ggCTCAGAGAAGGCCCCAGGGCTCTCCCCggagagggcagaggaggaaaagctcaAGGCCAAATATCCCAACCTGGGCCAGAAACCCGGGGGCTCTGATTTCCTCATGAAGAGGCTGCAGAAAGGG GCCAGGCTTATCATCCAGTGCCAAGGATCCTGCCAGGtgtga
- the LOC103824771 gene encoding alpha-endosulfine isoform X3 — protein MAAWGGSEKAPGLSPERAEEEKLKAKYPNLGQKPGGSDFLMKRLQKGQKYFDSGDYNMAKAKMKNKQLPSAGPDRTLVTGDHIPRPQDLPQRKSSLLTSKLAG, from the exons ATGGCGGCGTGGGGG ggCTCAGAGAAGGCCCCAGGGCTCTCCCCggagagggcagaggaggaaaagctcaAGGCCAAATATCCCAACCTGGGCCAGAAACCCGGGGGCTCTGATTTCCTCATGAAGAGGCTGCAGAAAGGG caaAAATACTTCGACTCTGGCGACTACAACATGGCCAAGGCCAAGATGAAGAACAAGCAGCTGCCAAGTGCTGGCCCTGACAGGACCCTGGTGACAGGAGATCACATCCCCCGGCCCCAGGACCTGCCCCAGAGGAAATCCTCGCTGCTCACCAGCAAGCTGGCAGGGTAG
- the GOLPH3L gene encoding Golgi phosphoprotein 3-like codes for MTTLTHRGRRAEGRGSEKRAEGEEEAADRELNEEEPDDSKDIRLTLMEEVLLLGLKDKEGYTSFWNDCISSGLRGGILIELALRGRIRLEPLALRRKRLLERKVLLKSDAPTGDVLLDETLRHIKATETAETVQTWIELLTGETWNPFKLQYQLRNVRERLAKALVEKGILTTEKQNFLLFDMTTHPVSNASEKQRLLKKLQESVLERWVNEPQRMERRTLALLVLAHASDVLENVFSSLADDKYDVAMNRTKDLLDMDPEVEAAKGRGTEMIWAVLAAFNKS; via the exons ATGACGACGCTGACGCACCGGGGCCGGCGGGCGGAGGGCCGGGGCTCCGAGAAGAGGGCGGAGGGCGAGGAGGAGGCGGCCGACAGAGAGCTGAACGAGGAGGAGCCCGATGACTCCAAAGACATCCGCCTGACCCTCATGGAggaggtgctgctcctggggctgaagGACAAGGAG GGCTACACCTCGTTCTGGAACGACTGCATCTCCTCGGGGCTGCGCGGGGGCATCCTGATCGAGCTGGCGCTGCGCGGGCGCATCCGCCTGGAGCCGCTGGCCCTCAGGAGGAagaggctgctggagaggaag gtgctgctgaagTCGGATGCTCCCActggggatgtgctgctggatgAGACCCTCAGGCACATCAAGGCCACCGAGACAGCAGAGACGGTGCAGACCTGGATAGAGCTGCTCACGG GAGAGACCTGGAACCCCTTCAAGCTGCAGTACCAGCTGCGCAACGTGCGGGAGCGCCTGGCCAAGGCGCTGGTGGAGAAGGGCATCCTGACCACGGAGAAGCAGAACTTCCTCCTCTTCGACATGACCACCCACCCCGTCAGCAACGCCTCCGAGAAGCAGCGCCTGCTGAAGAAGCTCCAGGAGAGCGTCCTGGAGCGTTGGGTCAACGAGCCCCAGCGCATGGAGCGCAGGaccctggccctgctggtgctggcccACGCCTCGGACGTGCTGGAGAACGTTTTCTCCAGCCTGGCCGATGACAAGTACGACGTGGCCATGAACAGGACCAAGGACCTGCTGGATATGGACCCTGAGGTGGAAgctgccaagggcaggggcaCGGAGATGATCTGGGCCGTGCTGGCGGCCTTCAATAAGTCCTAA
- the HORMAD1 gene encoding HORMA domain-containing protein 1 isoform X4, with protein MATAQKQRNAVSAVVFPKKIATEQQSLMLVKRLLAVAVSCITYLRGIFPESAYGTRYMDDVCVKILREDKNCPGSTQLVKWMLGCYDALQKKYLRQIVLAVYTQTEDPQTVTECYHFKFKYTHNGPLLDFGSKDKKSECPISCADTKKASILLIRKIFILMQNLSPLPTDVCLTMKLLYYDEVTPPDYQPPGFREAQDEGLLFREEPMYLNVGEVPTPFHLLKLKITTEKQRMESLDQSILKGGEAAEPLCGESRAEPQEDSHDINEEPVLHSEVEDRSHGKISGAQEKNSAGEEEAGGIQTPPHVSNPQVDHLTRKTSELIVSESRTRSGKIFQSCIVHQAELSSSQDVLPKRRKLSEPKEQF; from the exons ATGGCAACTGCTCAGAAGCAAAGGAATGCTGTG AGTGCAGTTGTATTTCCCAAGAAAATAGCCACGGAGCAGCAGTCCCTGATGCTGGTGAagaggctgctggcagtggcagtgtCCTGCATCACATACCTGAGGGGAATCTTCCCTGAAAGTGCCTATGGAACCAGATACATGGATG atGTTTGCGTCAAAATTCTGCGGGAAGATAAAAACTGTCCTGGCTCTACCCAGCTGGTGAAATG GATGTTAGGATGCTATGATGCCTTGCAGAAGAAATAC CTGAGGCAGATTGTGCTAGCA GTCTATACCCAGACAGAAGATCCTCAG ACAGTCACAGAGTGTTACCACTTCAAGTTCAAGTACACCCACAATGGGCCACTCCTGGATTTTGGCAG CAAGGACAAGAAGTCAGAGTGCCCCATCAGCTGTGCAGACACCAAGAAGGCCAGCATCCTCCTGATCCGCAAGATCTTCATCCTGATGCAGAAcctgagccccctgcccaccGACGTCTGCCTCACCATGAAACTCCTCTACTATGATGAGG TGACACCCCCTGATTACCAACCCCCAGGTTTCAGGGAGGCCCAGGACGAGGGGCTGCTGTTCAGGGAGGAGCCCATGTACCTGAACGTGGGGGAAGTGCCAACTCCTTTCCACCTGCTGAAACTGAAAATCACCACGGAGAAACAGCGCATGGAGAGCCTTGATCAGAGCATCCTCAagggaggagaggctgctgagcctctgtgtggggagagcagagctgagccccaggagGACAGCCACGACATCAAT GAGGAGCCTGTCCTGCACAGTGAGGTGGAGGATCGGAGTCATGGCAAGATTTCAGGAGCTCAAG aGAAGAATTCAGCTGGTGAAGAGGAAGCTGGAGGGATCCAGACTCCCCCCCATGTTTCTAATCCTCAG GTTGATCATTTGACCCGTAAAACATCTGAGCTGATCGTGTCAGAGAGCAGGACAAGAAGTGGAAAGATATTCCAAAGCTGCATT GTGCACCAGGCTGagctctcctccagccaggaCGTGCTGCCCAAGAGGAGGAAGCTCAGCGAGCCCAAGGAGCAGTTTTAG
- the LOC103824771 gene encoding uncharacterized protein LOC103824771 isoform X1, whose amino-acid sequence MGGGELPSPPGPFSFPGALSGLFGVPASRGPPRCPRTLPDPGSNPRPCETGEAPPLPHPLDVSHFLLATVCASHGCPALLFAPPPLGAPPLARTDWSGVMSLPLLLCVHWVELLSITQLRQWRRWRPFWSRARGRTQRRERRASPLPAMAAPLGTGAFTEETGQEKQGSEKAPGLSPERAEEEKLKAKYPNLGQKPGGSDFLMKRLQKGQKYFDSGDYNMAKAKMKNKQLPSAGPDRTLVTGDHIPRPQDLPQRKSSLLTSKLAG is encoded by the exons ATGGGTGGGGGTGagctcccttctcccccaggCCCCTTTTCCTTTCCGGGGGCCCTTTCGGGGCTTTTCGGTGTCCCCGCATCCCGCGGTCCCCCGCGATGTCCCCGCACCCTCCCGGATCCGGGCTCGAACCCGCGGCCCTGTGAGACCGGGGAAGCCCCGCCCCTTCCCCACCCACTCGACGTTTCTCACTTTCTATTGGCTACTGTTTGTGCCAGTCACGGCTGCCCCGCCCTGTTATTTGCACCGCCTCCTCTCGGTGCCCCTCCCCTCGCACGCACTGATTGGTCAGGTGTGATGTCACTGCCACTGCTTCTCTGCGTTCATTGGGTAGAGCTGCTGTCCATCACGCAGCTGAGGCAGTGGAGGCGGTGGCGGCCATTTTGGAGCAGGGCGCGGGGCCGCACGCAGCGGCGGGAGCGCAGAGCCTCCCCCCTCCCCGCCATGGCAGCCCCGCTCGGTACCGGCGCCTTCACGGAGGAGACCGGGCAGGAGAAACAG ggCTCAGAGAAGGCCCCAGGGCTCTCCCCggagagggcagaggaggaaaagctcaAGGCCAAATATCCCAACCTGGGCCAGAAACCCGGGGGCTCTGATTTCCTCATGAAGAGGCTGCAGAAAGGG caaAAATACTTCGACTCTGGCGACTACAACATGGCCAAGGCCAAGATGAAGAACAAGCAGCTGCCAAGTGCTGGCCCTGACAGGACCCTGGTGACAGGAGATCACATCCCCCGGCCCCAGGACCTGCCCCAGAGGAAATCCTCGCTGCTCACCAGCAAGCTGGCAGGGTAG